In Streptomyces sp. NBC_00091, the following proteins share a genomic window:
- a CDS encoding multidrug efflux SMR transporter, which yields MAWLLVVVAGILETGFAVCLKLSHGFTRLWPTVAFACFALGSFGLLTLALKKLDVGPAYAVWTGIGAAGTAIYGMVFLGDLVSTLKLVSITLVILGVIGLQLSGSAH from the coding sequence ATGGCGTGGCTGCTGGTCGTGGTCGCCGGAATCCTGGAGACCGGTTTCGCGGTGTGCCTCAAGCTGTCCCACGGGTTCACCCGGCTGTGGCCGACGGTCGCCTTCGCGTGCTTCGCGCTCGGCAGTTTCGGGCTGCTGACCCTGGCGCTCAAGAAGCTGGACGTGGGGCCGGCGTACGCGGTGTGGACGGGCATCGGGGCGGCGGGGACGGCGATCTACGGCATGGTCTTCCTCGGCGACCTGGTCTCCACCCTCAAGCTCGTCTCGATCACGCTGGTGATCCTCGGGGTCATCGGCCTCCAGCTGTCCGGCTCGGCGCACTGA
- the aroA gene encoding 3-phosphoshikimate 1-carboxyvinyltransferase gives MTDTPALHDLWPAPLADGAVYATVTVPGSKSVTNRALVLAALAAEPGWVRRPLRSRDSQLMSDALRALGVGIEETVSSSSADGDSGEAWRIIPAALHGPATVDVGNAGTVMRFLPPVATLADGDIRFDGDPRSYERPLGQVITALRTLGARIDDDGRGALPMTVQGGGALEGGTVEIDASNSSQFVSALLLSAPRFNQGVEVRHVGGKLPSMPHIRMTVEMLRAAGAQVDTPEAGGEKDVWRVAPGALLGRDMVVEPDLSNAQPFMAAALITGGTVTIPDWPRRTTQPGDALRRIFTEMGGSCELTDAGLVFTGTGKIHGIDVDLGEVGELTPGIAAVAALADSESVLRGVQHLRLHETDRLAALTAEINGLGGDVTETADGLHIRPRPLHGGVFHTYDDHRMATAGAVIGLAVEGVRIENVATTAKTLPDFPKMWTDMLAGAGA, from the coding sequence ATGACCGACACCCCCGCGCTCCACGACCTCTGGCCCGCTCCGCTCGCGGACGGCGCCGTATACGCCACCGTCACCGTGCCGGGGTCCAAATCGGTCACCAACCGCGCCCTCGTGCTCGCCGCCCTCGCGGCCGAGCCGGGCTGGGTGCGCCGCCCGTTGCGCTCGCGCGACTCCCAGCTGATGTCGGACGCGCTGCGCGCGCTGGGCGTCGGCATCGAGGAGACCGTCTCCTCCAGCTCCGCCGACGGCGACAGCGGCGAGGCCTGGCGGATCATCCCGGCCGCCCTGCACGGCCCGGCCACCGTCGACGTCGGCAACGCGGGCACGGTCATGCGCTTCCTGCCGCCCGTGGCGACCCTGGCGGACGGCGACATCCGCTTCGACGGCGACCCGCGCTCCTACGAGCGCCCGCTCGGCCAGGTCATCACCGCCCTGCGGACCCTCGGTGCCCGGATCGACGACGACGGGCGGGGCGCGCTGCCGATGACCGTCCAGGGCGGCGGGGCCCTGGAGGGCGGCACGGTCGAGATCGACGCCTCCAACTCCTCCCAGTTCGTCTCGGCGCTGCTGCTCTCCGCGCCGCGCTTCAACCAGGGCGTCGAGGTCCGGCACGTGGGCGGCAAGCTGCCGTCGATGCCGCACATCCGGATGACGGTGGAGATGCTGCGCGCGGCCGGCGCCCAGGTCGACACGCCCGAGGCGGGCGGCGAGAAGGACGTGTGGCGGGTGGCGCCGGGCGCGCTCCTCGGCCGCGACATGGTCGTCGAGCCCGACCTCTCCAACGCCCAGCCCTTCATGGCCGCGGCCCTGATCACCGGCGGCACGGTCACCATCCCGGACTGGCCGCGCCGCACCACGCAGCCCGGTGACGCGCTGCGCCGGATCTTCACCGAGATGGGCGGCTCCTGCGAGCTGACCGACGCGGGCCTGGTCTTCACCGGCACCGGCAAGATCCACGGCATCGACGTGGACCTGGGCGAGGTCGGCGAGCTGACCCCGGGCATCGCGGCGGTCGCGGCGCTGGCCGACTCGGAGTCGGTGCTGCGCGGGGTCCAGCACCTGCGGCTGCACGAGACGGACCGCCTGGCGGCGCTGACGGCGGAGATCAACGGGCTCGGCGGCGACGTCACCGAGACCGCCGACGGGCTGCACATCCGCCCGCGCCCGCTGCACGGCGGCGTCTTCCACACCTACGACGACCACCGCATGGCCACCGCCGGCGCGGTGATCGGCCTGGCGGTGGAGGGCGTACGGATCGAGAACGTGGCGACGACCGCGAAGACCCTGCCGGACTTCCCGAAGATGTGGACAGACATGCTCGCGGGAGCGGGAGCGTAG
- the rsgA gene encoding ribosome small subunit-dependent GTPase A, which yields MRRYGKHTDEDDIRQRPNPKGNRPRTNIRPKHEDASEGFVLTVDRGRLTCLVGDRTIHAMKSRELGRKAAVVGDRVWIVGDLSGKKDTLARIVRIEERKSVLRRTADDDDPYERVVVANADQLAIVTALADPEPRPRMIDRCLVAAYDAGLEPLLVLTKSDLTSADKILEIYATLGVNYVVTNREELATGDAAARVRERLDGRITAFVGHSGVGKTTLVNSLVAPDRKRATGVVNAVTGRGRHTTTSALALPLPGMDGWVIDTPGVRSFGLHHVDPSRVILAFPDLVEGTEGCPRACSHDEPDCALDQWVEDGHADPARLYSLRRLLQTRERREGD from the coding sequence ATGCGCAGGTACGGCAAGCACACCGACGAGGACGACATCCGCCAGCGCCCGAACCCCAAGGGCAACCGGCCCCGGACGAACATCCGGCCCAAGCACGAGGACGCCTCCGAGGGCTTCGTCCTCACCGTGGACCGCGGCCGGCTGACCTGCCTGGTCGGGGACCGCACCATCCACGCGATGAAGTCCAGGGAACTGGGGCGCAAGGCGGCGGTGGTCGGCGACCGGGTGTGGATCGTCGGCGACCTGTCCGGCAAGAAGGACACCCTCGCCCGGATCGTGCGGATCGAGGAGCGCAAGTCCGTCCTGCGGCGCACCGCGGACGACGACGACCCGTACGAGCGGGTGGTCGTCGCGAACGCCGACCAGCTGGCCATCGTCACGGCGCTGGCCGACCCGGAGCCCCGGCCCCGGATGATCGACCGCTGCCTGGTGGCCGCGTACGACGCCGGGCTCGAGCCCCTGCTGGTGCTGACCAAGTCCGACCTGACCTCGGCCGACAAGATCCTGGAGATCTACGCGACGCTCGGCGTGAACTACGTCGTCACCAACCGCGAGGAGCTGGCGACGGGCGACGCGGCAGCCCGGGTGCGCGAGCGCCTCGACGGCCGGATCACCGCCTTCGTCGGCCACTCCGGCGTCGGCAAGACCACCCTGGTCAACTCCCTGGTGGCACCGGATCGCAAGCGGGCGACCGGCGTGGTCAACGCGGTCACCGGCCGCGGCCGGCACACCACCACCTCGGCGCTGGCGCTGCCGCTGCCCGGGATGGACGGCTGGGTCATCGACACCCCGGGCGTGCGCTCCTTCGGCCTGCACCACGTGGACCCGTCCCGGGTGATCCTGGCCTTCCCGGACCTGGTGGAGGGTACGGAGGGCTGCCCGCGCGCGTGCAGCCACGACGAGCCGGACTGCGCGCTCGACCAGTGGGTGGAGGACGGCCACGCGGACCCGGCGAGGCTGTACTCGCTGCGCCGGCTGCTCCAGACCCGCGAGCGCCGCGAGGGCGACTGA